One Agrobacterium vaccinii DNA window includes the following coding sequences:
- the galE gene encoding UDP-glucose 4-epimerase GalE: protein MRKKVLVVGGAGYIGSHTCLLLAERGYEPVVLDNLSNGHEEFVRWGPFEQGDIRDRARLDEVFAKHKPEAVLHFAALIEVGESVKNPVAFYDNNVTGALTLLSATMDAGVKAFVFSSTCATYGLPERVPLDETHRQAPINPYGRTKWVVEQALKDYSTYKDLKSVMLRYFNAAGADFEGRIGEWHKPETHAIPLAIEAALGRREGFKVFGTDYDTRDGTCVRDYIHILDLADAHVRAVDYLLAGGETVELNLGTGTGTTVKELLDTISEVSGRPFPVEYADRREGDSTTLVANNDKAREVLGWEPQYTLEDIIRSAWRWHSSRNESM from the coding sequence ATGCGGAAGAAAGTCCTTGTCGTCGGCGGAGCCGGATATATCGGTTCTCACACCTGCCTGCTGCTGGCGGAACGTGGATATGAGCCTGTCGTTCTCGACAACCTTTCCAATGGCCATGAAGAATTCGTCCGCTGGGGACCTTTCGAGCAGGGTGACATCAGGGACCGCGCTCGCCTCGACGAGGTTTTCGCCAAGCACAAGCCGGAGGCCGTGCTACACTTCGCAGCGCTGATCGAAGTCGGCGAATCCGTCAAAAACCCCGTTGCATTCTACGATAATAACGTGACCGGCGCGCTGACGCTGCTATCCGCCACGATGGATGCAGGCGTGAAGGCTTTCGTCTTCTCCTCGACCTGCGCGACCTACGGCCTACCGGAACGCGTGCCACTGGACGAAACCCACCGCCAAGCACCGATCAACCCCTATGGCCGCACCAAATGGGTGGTCGAGCAGGCGTTGAAAGACTACAGCACCTATAAGGACTTGAAGTCGGTCATGCTGCGCTACTTCAACGCCGCAGGCGCCGATTTCGAAGGTCGCATCGGCGAGTGGCACAAGCCTGAAACCCACGCCATTCCGCTGGCCATCGAAGCAGCTCTTGGTCGTCGTGAAGGCTTCAAGGTGTTCGGCACGGACTATGACACGCGCGACGGCACCTGCGTGCGCGACTATATCCACATTCTCGATCTGGCCGATGCCCATGTGCGCGCCGTGGACTACCTCCTGGCGGGTGGCGAAACGGTGGAGCTGAACCTCGGCACCGGCACTGGCACGACCGTCAAGGAACTGCTCGACACGATTTCGGAAGTGTCAGGCCGTCCTTTCCCCGTGGAATATGCGGATCGCCGCGAAGGTGATTCCACGACGCTGGTCGCCAACAACGACAAGGCCCGCGAAGTGCTGGGTTGGGAGCCGCAATACACGCTGGAAGACATCATCCGCTCGGCGTGGCGCTGGCACTCCTCCAGAAACGAAAGCATGTAG
- a CDS encoding glycoside hydrolase family 88/105 protein: MLTSYFDDYSSDYEYYKGGSWCYEDGCLYRGLITLYEATGEQRWLDHLLRLVGGQVDAQNRLAGYRVDEFNIDNVLAGRALLYLHRLTGEAKWLEAAKPLAEQLHFHPRTQAGPYWHKLRYPHQVWLDGLYMALPFKLEYADTTGQVDLQQDAIKQFLTALDLTYEETSSLYRHGYDESRLQGWADPVSGLSPAHWGRAIGWLAMAFVDIVETLPQGAERTEIEQRAGRLAAKIRSLQTADGRWLQVVDVPDVEGNYAESSATAMFAYFFLKGARLGISGLSAETGQRALDGLIDNEMTRDACGRVRLGHICCVAGLGGFEGVYRDGTVGYYLSETLRDDDIKGVAPLMMAYAETRRSARDQEVVKAAE; the protein is encoded by the coding sequence ATGCTGACCAGTTACTTTGACGATTACAGCAGCGATTACGAGTACTACAAAGGCGGATCGTGGTGCTACGAGGACGGATGTCTCTATCGCGGCCTGATCACGCTGTACGAAGCGACGGGTGAGCAGCGCTGGCTGGATCATCTGCTGCGGCTCGTCGGTGGTCAGGTGGATGCGCAGAACAGGCTTGCAGGCTACCGCGTCGATGAGTTCAACATCGACAATGTGCTGGCTGGTCGGGCCCTGCTCTACCTGCACCGGCTGACGGGAGAAGCGAAATGGCTGGAGGCTGCCAAGCCGCTGGCAGAGCAGCTCCACTTCCACCCGCGCACGCAGGCCGGGCCCTATTGGCACAAATTGCGCTATCCGCATCAGGTCTGGCTGGACGGGCTCTATATGGCGCTGCCGTTCAAGCTGGAATATGCTGATACGACTGGTCAGGTCGATCTGCAACAGGACGCCATCAAGCAGTTCCTGACCGCGCTCGATCTGACCTATGAGGAAACATCCTCGCTCTATCGCCACGGCTATGACGAATCGCGGTTGCAAGGCTGGGCGGATCCGGTGAGTGGTCTTTCTCCGGCCCATTGGGGTCGCGCCATCGGTTGGCTTGCCATGGCCTTCGTCGATATCGTCGAGACCCTGCCGCAGGGCGCGGAGCGGACGGAGATCGAACAACGCGCGGGGCGACTGGCTGCAAAAATACGGTCGCTGCAAACAGCCGATGGCCGTTGGCTGCAGGTGGTGGATGTGCCCGATGTCGAAGGCAACTACGCTGAAAGTTCTGCGACCGCCATGTTCGCCTACTTTTTTCTCAAAGGCGCGCGGCTGGGAATTTCCGGCTTGTCTGCCGAGACGGGCCAACGCGCATTGGATGGTCTCATCGACAATGAAATGACGCGAGATGCCTGTGGTCGCGTGAGGCTGGGCCACATTTGCTGCGTTGCCGGTCTCGGTGGCTTCGAAGGCGTCTATCGTGATGGGACGGTCGGTTACTACCTGTCGGAAACCCTTCGTGACGACGATATCAAAGGCGTGGCTCCCCTGATGATGGCCTATGCGGAAACTCGTCGGTCGGCGCGCGACCAAGAGGTGGTGAAGGCGGCGGAGTGA
- a CDS encoding glycoside hydrolase family 28 protein, with protein sequence MTHAAIQLITASSRTATFSVHAERHFHALSQPLDWRVAGRDGGVVVTGQTLSVVFTVSGLAPDTGYDLVIDDGVLAFTTSVESALIDIRDHGASCDLADNADAIARAIAALPENGTLRIPAGIWKTGPLYLRSHMTLLLEKDAQLWALSDWSDLAIFPARHDDGRVFGTWEGVAEPIFASVINAIDCEGLTITGAGVVDGGGDRGDWWTWPKDSRRGARRPRTLFLSGCRDLTLSGFTVRNSPSWTVHPVLCDHVLAADLSIENEPDSPNTDGFNPECCRDVRLVGLSISVGDDCIAIKAGKKHPLGGPDRRTERIDIVNCLMQRGHGAVVMGSEMSAGVSDVTISRCHFIGTDRGLRIKTRRGRGGEVTDISLLDCRMENVATPVAVNSFYFCDADGRSDFVQSRLPLPVTAETPHLSGFMLRNVEVSGAGTAAAVFYGLPESPIREVMIENYRVTFDPAAEPQVAEMASDLPALRHAGIIAENTQFTTLSGLHPASIDPTENDKAHADQLL encoded by the coding sequence ATGACCCATGCCGCTATCCAGCTCATCACCGCCTCGTCGCGCACGGCAACATTCAGCGTTCATGCCGAAAGGCATTTCCACGCTTTGTCCCAGCCGCTCGACTGGCGCGTGGCGGGCAGGGATGGCGGCGTGGTCGTGACCGGCCAGACGTTATCGGTCGTTTTCACCGTGTCCGGCCTTGCGCCGGATACGGGTTACGACCTTGTTATCGATGATGGCGTGCTTGCCTTCACAACATCTGTGGAAAGCGCGCTCATCGATATCAGAGACCACGGCGCGTCTTGCGACCTCGCTGACAATGCAGACGCCATCGCCCGTGCCATCGCTGCTTTGCCTGAAAATGGCACTCTCAGAATTCCAGCCGGTATCTGGAAAACCGGGCCGCTTTATCTCAGAAGCCACATGACGCTTCTGTTGGAAAAAGATGCGCAGCTGTGGGCTCTGTCCGACTGGAGCGATCTTGCGATCTTTCCAGCGCGGCACGATGACGGGCGCGTCTTCGGCACCTGGGAGGGCGTGGCGGAACCGATTTTTGCAAGCGTGATCAATGCCATCGATTGTGAAGGTCTGACCATCACAGGCGCAGGCGTGGTCGATGGGGGCGGCGACCGGGGCGACTGGTGGACATGGCCCAAGGACAGCAGACGCGGTGCACGCCGTCCGCGCACGCTGTTCCTGTCGGGTTGCCGTGATCTGACGTTGAGTGGTTTTACGGTGCGCAATTCCCCCTCGTGGACGGTGCATCCGGTGTTGTGCGACCACGTTCTTGCCGCCGACCTCAGCATCGAAAACGAACCGGACTCACCCAACACGGATGGCTTCAACCCGGAGTGCTGCCGCGATGTTCGCCTCGTCGGCCTGTCCATTTCGGTGGGGGATGACTGCATTGCCATCAAGGCTGGCAAGAAGCATCCGCTGGGTGGCCCTGACCGTAGGACGGAGCGGATAGACATCGTCAATTGCCTGATGCAGCGCGGCCATGGCGCCGTCGTCATGGGCAGCGAGATGAGCGCCGGTGTTTCCGATGTCACCATCAGCCGGTGCCATTTCATCGGCACGGATCGCGGTTTGCGCATCAAGACGCGGCGCGGGCGTGGCGGAGAGGTCACCGATATCAGCCTTCTCGATTGCCGGATGGAGAATGTTGCGACGCCCGTGGCCGTCAATTCCTTCTACTTTTGCGATGCCGATGGCCGCTCCGATTTCGTCCAGTCGCGCCTGCCTTTGCCCGTGACTGCGGAAACACCGCACCTTTCGGGCTTCATGCTGCGCAATGTCGAGGTATCAGGCGCCGGCACTGCCGCTGCGGTGTTTTACGGCCTGCCGGAATCCCCCATTCGCGAGGTAATGATTGAGAATTACCGCGTTACCTTCGATCCCGCTGCCGAGCCGCAGGTGGCTGAAATGGCGAGCGATCTGCCTGCGCTCAGGCATGCCGGTATCATCGCCGAAAACACGCAGTTCACAACCCTGTCGGGACTTCATCCCGCTTCCATCGATCCAACCGAGAATGACAAAGCCCATGCTGACCAGTTACTTTGA
- a CDS encoding ABC transporter substrate-binding protein gives MKRTIITAILLAATSLGSASAANLRMSWWGSDDRHLATQEALKVCGAKFGHTISPEFTGWQGHQEKIATQLAGRTEPDIMQTNWPWLPLFSKNGDGFADLNQFKDVIDLTQWSDADLQSATVKGKLNGIPVSTTGRIFMYNKTVYEKAGIAIPKTWDELFAAAPVLKAKLGNDYYPFEAAPSEGNGLNARIVVILRATQMTGKTFIDPETNKVAWSEAELAEALSFYQSMVDKGVIESWKNSSAGGNRPLFENPKWANGRYASTYQWDTTYGKIAAPLEKGLELVPAHSPKSEGGKSEGIYRKPSMLFSISKNSKEPKAAAQVINCLLNDPEAVAILGATRGIPSSKIAIKTLTDAGKIKPVQAESYKVVVESEGPKVSPLIEHPRVTDAFDTNLEAFAYGQQSAEDTAAEIIASIDEALAGI, from the coding sequence ATGAAACGTACAATCATAACTGCAATTCTTTTGGCTGCGACCAGCCTTGGCAGTGCGTCTGCGGCCAATCTGCGCATGTCGTGGTGGGGAAGCGACGACCGGCATCTGGCCACGCAGGAAGCGCTCAAGGTCTGCGGCGCCAAGTTTGGCCATACGATTTCGCCGGAATTCACCGGCTGGCAGGGCCATCAGGAAAAGATCGCCACGCAGCTTGCCGGTCGCACCGAACCGGACATCATGCAGACCAACTGGCCATGGTTGCCATTGTTTTCCAAGAACGGCGATGGTTTTGCCGACCTCAACCAGTTCAAGGATGTCATCGATCTGACCCAATGGTCGGATGCCGATCTGCAAAGCGCGACCGTCAAAGGCAAGTTGAATGGCATTCCGGTGTCCACGACCGGTCGCATCTTCATGTACAACAAGACGGTCTACGAAAAGGCTGGCATCGCGATCCCGAAGACATGGGACGAGCTTTTTGCCGCTGCTCCCGTTTTGAAAGCCAAGCTGGGCAATGATTATTACCCCTTCGAAGCCGCTCCTTCCGAAGGCAACGGCCTCAATGCCCGTATCGTGGTGATCCTGCGTGCCACGCAGATGACCGGCAAGACCTTCATCGATCCTGAGACAAACAAGGTGGCATGGTCGGAAGCGGAACTGGCGGAAGCGCTGAGTTTCTACCAGTCGATGGTGGACAAGGGCGTCATCGAGTCCTGGAAGAACTCGTCTGCCGGTGGCAACCGCCCGCTGTTTGAAAATCCGAAATGGGCCAATGGCCGTTACGCCAGCACCTATCAGTGGGACACCACCTACGGCAAGATCGCAGCGCCACTGGAAAAGGGTCTGGAACTCGTGCCGGCGCATTCTCCAAAATCCGAAGGCGGTAAGTCCGAAGGCATCTATCGCAAGCCATCCATGTTGTTTTCGATCTCGAAGAACAGCAAGGAACCGAAGGCGGCGGCACAGGTCATCAATTGTCTGCTGAACGATCCAGAAGCGGTGGCCATTCTGGGCGCGACGCGTGGCATTCCCTCCAGCAAGATCGCCATCAAAACGCTGACGGATGCGGGCAAGATCAAGCCTGTGCAGGCTGAATCCTACAAGGTCGTGGTGGAATCAGAGGGGCCGAAGGTCTCGCCGCTGATCGAGCATCCGCGTGTCACCGATGCTTTCGATACCAATCTGGAAGCCTTTGCCTATGGCCAGCAATCTGCCGAGGATACCGCTGCCGAAATCATCGCTTCCATCGATGAAGCCCTGGCCGGGATCTAA
- a CDS encoding ABC transporter ATP-binding protein — MARLQLRNLEKDYASFRAVHGINLDIEDGEFMVLVGPSGCAKSTTLRMIAGLERITGGEIRIGGELVNDKPPGERGISMVFQNYALYPHMKVRKNLSFSMRLKRRSKQDIEAATQDVSETLEIQALLDRLPKQLSGGQAQRVAVGRALIKKPQVFLFDEPLSNLDAKLRASMRVRITDLHKRLKAEGQQATVVYVTHDQTEAMTMGDRICVMKEGHIMQVADPVTLYTRPANAFVAGFIGSPEMNLIDATLESDGAINIARQKVQLGPELTGRLKADAPKDIILGVRPQHFSLATPDTPNALSGTISHVEFMGHEVYLHIQAGSNRVIAVVPAQAYDRKALRDEQVWLTADAASAHVFSRQSGENISLA, encoded by the coding sequence ATGGCACGTCTTCAACTCCGCAATCTCGAAAAAGACTATGCGTCCTTCCGCGCGGTGCACGGCATCAATCTCGATATCGAGGATGGTGAGTTCATGGTGCTGGTCGGACCCTCCGGCTGCGCCAAGTCCACAACGCTTCGCATGATCGCCGGGCTGGAGCGCATCACCGGCGGTGAAATCCGCATCGGTGGCGAGCTGGTCAACGATAAGCCACCGGGCGAGCGCGGCATCTCCATGGTGTTTCAGAATTACGCGCTCTATCCGCATATGAAGGTGCGCAAGAACCTCTCCTTCAGCATGCGCCTCAAGCGCCGCTCCAAACAGGATATCGAGGCGGCGACGCAGGATGTGTCCGAGACGCTGGAAATCCAGGCGCTGCTCGACCGCCTGCCCAAGCAGCTTTCCGGCGGACAGGCCCAGCGTGTGGCCGTCGGTCGCGCGCTGATCAAGAAGCCGCAGGTCTTCCTGTTCGACGAACCGCTGTCCAACCTTGATGCGAAGCTGCGCGCGTCCATGCGTGTGCGCATCACCGATTTGCACAAACGGCTGAAGGCTGAGGGACAACAGGCGACGGTCGTTTATGTCACCCATGACCAGACCGAAGCCATGACCATGGGCGACCGCATCTGCGTTATGAAGGAAGGTCACATCATGCAGGTGGCGGACCCCGTCACGCTTTATACCAGACCGGCCAACGCCTTCGTTGCGGGCTTTATCGGCAGCCCGGAAATGAACCTCATCGATGCGACGCTGGAAAGCGACGGCGCTATTAACATTGCCAGGCAGAAGGTGCAGCTCGGGCCAGAACTGACCGGCCGTCTGAAGGCGGATGCGCCGAAGGACATCATTCTTGGTGTCCGCCCGCAGCATTTCAGCCTTGCCACGCCAGACACGCCAAATGCCCTTTCGGGCACGATCAGCCATGTCGAGTTCATGGGACACGAGGTCTATCTACACATTCAGGCAGGCTCCAACCGCGTCATCGCTGTGGTTCCGGCGCAGGCCTACGACCGCAAGGCATTGCGTGACGAGCAGGTCTGGCTGACGGCGGATGCGGCGTCTGCCCATGTGTTCAGTCGCCAGTCGGGTGAAAATATCAGTCTGGCGTGA
- a CDS encoding carbohydrate ABC transporter permease, protein MDAEQSRNRERVRARISAAIRYFLLAAVGLLMLYPLIWLIGASFKTNSEIFNNPGFWPENPTLDGYIKGWKTSTPYTFGTFFLNTLWIVLPKMIGTAISCTAVAYGFARFEFPGKKILFASLIATLLLPNVVTRIPQYLLFRDLGWLDTYLPLWVPSAFAGDAFFVFMLVQFLRAIPRDMEEAARVDGASTMQTLFFIVVPLLTPALISVCLFQFMWTMNDFLGPLIYLSSIEKYPVSLALKLSIDTTEAFDWNRILAMSVLAITPALVVFFVAQKYFIDGISAGGIKG, encoded by the coding sequence ATGGATGCCGAACAATCCCGTAACCGGGAGCGGGTTCGCGCCCGCATCAGTGCCGCCATCCGTTATTTCCTGCTGGCCGCCGTCGGTCTGCTGATGCTCTATCCGCTGATCTGGCTGATCGGGGCATCCTTCAAGACCAATTCCGAGATTTTCAACAATCCCGGTTTCTGGCCGGAAAATCCTACACTGGACGGCTACATCAAGGGGTGGAAGACATCGACGCCCTACACATTCGGAACGTTTTTCCTCAACACGCTATGGATCGTCCTGCCGAAGATGATCGGCACGGCCATCTCCTGCACGGCGGTTGCCTATGGCTTTGCGCGTTTCGAATTTCCGGGCAAGAAAATCCTGTTCGCCTCGCTGATCGCGACGCTTCTCCTGCCCAATGTCGTCACACGCATTCCACAATATCTGCTGTTTCGCGACCTCGGCTGGCTGGATACGTATCTGCCCCTCTGGGTTCCCTCGGCCTTTGCCGGTGATGCCTTCTTCGTCTTCATGCTCGTGCAGTTCCTGCGCGCCATCCCGCGTGACATGGAAGAGGCAGCCCGCGTCGATGGTGCCTCCACCATGCAGACGCTGTTCTTCATCGTCGTGCCGCTTTTGACGCCCGCGCTGATTTCTGTCTGCCTGTTTCAGTTCATGTGGACGATGAACGACTTTCTGGGACCGCTGATCTACCTGTCGTCCATCGAGAAATACCCGGTGTCACTGGCCCTGAAACTGTCGATCGACACCACGGAAGCCTTCGACTGGAACCGCATTCTCGCCATGTCGGTGCTCGCTATCACGCCCGCTCTCGTCGTGTTCTTCGTGGCGCAGAAATATTTCATCGACGGCATCTCCGCTGGCGGCATCAAAGGATAA
- a CDS encoding carbohydrate ABC transporter permease: MSGDNRFLGLFYLSPYIIGLLIFTTLPFLASLYLSFTNYNLLDQPTFTGLANYIKLFTNDRTFRKSLWVTLIYVFTTVPLKLVFALFIAVILNYKLKAINFFRTAYYVPSILGGSIAVAVLWRYIFADTGLVNMGLALLGFEGVNWFGDPTNALFTITLLRIWQFGSAMVIFLAALQSVDNSLYEAASIDGAGKWKTFVHITLPLITPVIFFNLIMQMVQAFQEFNGPYIITQGGPLKSTYLLPLYIYDEAFKRFDMGYASAIAWVLFVIIMVLTVVAFWSSRHWVYYAGDKRS; the protein is encoded by the coding sequence ATGAGCGGCGATAATCGTTTTCTCGGGCTCTTCTATCTATCGCCCTATATCATCGGGCTTTTGATCTTCACCACGCTGCCGTTTCTGGCGTCGCTCTATCTCAGTTTTACCAACTACAATCTGCTGGACCAGCCGACATTCACCGGCCTTGCCAACTACATCAAGCTCTTCACCAACGACCGCACATTCCGCAAGTCGCTGTGGGTGACGCTGATCTATGTGTTCACCACGGTTCCGCTGAAGCTTGTTTTCGCGCTCTTCATCGCGGTCATTTTGAACTACAAGCTGAAGGCCATCAATTTCTTCCGCACCGCCTATTATGTGCCATCCATTCTGGGTGGCTCCATCGCCGTTGCGGTTTTGTGGCGCTACATCTTTGCCGATACGGGCCTCGTCAATATGGGCCTTGCCCTGCTGGGCTTCGAAGGCGTCAACTGGTTCGGCGATCCGACCAATGCGCTCTTCACCATCACGCTGCTGCGCATCTGGCAGTTCGGTTCGGCCATGGTCATCTTCCTTGCCGCATTGCAGAGCGTCGATAATTCGCTCTACGAGGCTGCCTCCATCGATGGCGCTGGTAAATGGAAAACCTTCGTCCACATCACGCTGCCGCTCATCACGCCCGTCATCTTCTTCAATCTCATCATGCAGATGGTTCAGGCATTTCAGGAGTTTAACGGCCCCTACATCATCACGCAGGGTGGCCCGCTGAAATCAACCTATCTGCTGCCTCTCTATATTTACGATGAAGCGTTCAAGCGGTTCGACATGGGCTACGCCTCGGCCATCGCATGGGTTCTGTTCGTCATCATCATGGTTCTCACCGTCGTTGCCTTCTGGTCCTCGCGCCACTGGGTTTACTACGCTGGCGATAAAAGGAGCTGA
- a CDS encoding helix-turn-helix domain-containing protein, whose translation MDKIEGNVFAEIPVNALALTLTRSTIKMLHAPTWSIDKTNSVHDFLICLTGSAAYEIGGETIMMEPGTAMLIPANTRFVGRSTSAELYTGIAQHFTLDLFGRLNFISQIHLRKSVTLPHWDILEPMVQRYHDLAPPSSTTLMQHHLLMVLLMEFTNEAFVEWREQSVGNVSNPDALSLAIMVAANQIAVDPVSPTVAEQVIAAAPYNPDYFKREFKRQIGWTPVKFQEFKRMERAMGLLASGCHVKYAAEQSGYSDAYYFSRMFKRYIGISPAGYKEAERRHREGAYPRGEEDGKIVYPLSRTHLSAPSPDVVDHS comes from the coding sequence ATGGACAAAATTGAAGGTAACGTTTTTGCCGAGATACCGGTCAACGCGCTTGCACTGACGCTGACGCGCTCGACGATCAAGATGCTGCACGCGCCGACATGGAGCATCGACAAGACCAACAGCGTCCATGATTTTCTGATCTGCCTGACGGGAAGTGCAGCCTATGAGATTGGCGGCGAAACCATCATGATGGAGCCTGGGACGGCGATGCTGATTCCCGCCAACACCCGCTTCGTCGGGCGTTCCACCTCAGCAGAACTCTACACCGGGATCGCTCAGCATTTCACCCTCGATCTGTTCGGGCGGCTGAACTTCATTTCGCAGATACATCTGCGAAAAAGCGTGACCTTGCCCCATTGGGACATCCTCGAGCCCATGGTCCAGCGCTATCACGACCTCGCACCGCCATCATCCACCACCCTGATGCAGCATCACCTGCTGATGGTTCTGTTGATGGAGTTTACCAATGAAGCCTTCGTGGAATGGCGAGAGCAATCGGTCGGCAATGTCAGCAATCCAGATGCGCTGTCTCTGGCGATCATGGTGGCCGCCAACCAGATCGCGGTCGATCCTGTCAGCCCGACGGTGGCAGAGCAGGTCATTGCCGCAGCACCCTATAATCCCGATTATTTCAAACGCGAGTTCAAGCGTCAGATAGGCTGGACGCCCGTCAAATTTCAGGAATTCAAACGCATGGAACGGGCTATGGGCCTTTTGGCCAGCGGATGCCATGTCAAATACGCTGCAGAGCAATCTGGCTACAGCGATGCCTATTACTTCTCGCGCATGTTCAAGCGTTACATCGGCATAAGTCCGGCGGGATACAAGGAAGCCGAGAGGCGGCACCGCGAAGGCGCCTATCCTCGTGGTGAAGAGGACGGCAAGATCGTCTATCCGCTGTCGCGCACCCACCTGTCGGCACCTTCGCCTGATGTGGTGGATCATTCGTAA
- a CDS encoding PRC-barrel domain-containing protein, whose protein sequence is MNKTLTTIVTAALLGSTTFAPIAMAQGTTQPAPAAPGATAPATPATPGAATTTTTPAAGGAYLTEQGSTQISANDYIGSAVYTSTDESIGSVTNLILEENGGIVAAVVGVGGFLGIGAKDVAVPMDKLTVTRDTQSGTIRLTTTETADSLKAAPEFVTMKDKASGSTATPAAPAADGTTTTAPKP, encoded by the coding sequence ATGAACAAGACACTCACCACGATCGTCACAGCCGCTCTCTTGGGTTCCACAACGTTCGCACCCATTGCTATGGCACAAGGTACAACGCAGCCCGCACCGGCAGCACCCGGCGCAACCGCCCCGGCAACGCCAGCAACACCAGGTGCGGCAACGACCACGACGACACCGGCAGCCGGTGGTGCATATCTAACCGAACAGGGCAGCACCCAGATCAGCGCCAACGATTATATTGGCAGCGCGGTCTACACTTCGACCGATGAAAGCATCGGCAGCGTGACCAACCTCATTCTCGAGGAAAATGGCGGCATCGTCGCTGCTGTGGTCGGCGTCGGCGGCTTCCTCGGCATCGGTGCCAAGGATGTAGCTGTCCCCATGGACAAGCTCACGGTGACCCGCGACACGCAGAGCGGCACGATCCGTCTCACAACCACCGAGACTGCAGATAGCCTGAAGGCCGCGCCGGAGTTCGTCACGATGAAGGACAAGGCAAGCGGTAGCACGGCAACGCCTGCTGCACCTGCCGCCGATGGCACCACGACCACGGCACCAAAGCCATAA